The uncultured Campylobacter sp. nucleotide sequence TCGTCGTGGATAAAAAATCTGCCGCGGCCGCGCAAAAGCTAGCCAACGATTATCTTTTCGACGCCAAGATCGCGATGTTTATCGGCTCTGCGCGGGCGTTAAAAAACTTAGCCGAGCTCGGAATCGATGCGGCGATTTTTAAAGACGCGATCGCAAATGCGCCCAAATCGCTACTTGCAAGCATCGGAGATAGCGTAGGCTTTAAATTTCACTTCGGGCTTCCGAAAAAAGATGAAATTTTCGGCGGCGCACAAAAGCTCGCGGATAAAATTTCGGCTCTGGATAAAAAGCTAAGCGCGCCCGCAGCTGGTAAAAACGACGATATTTGGAAAAAATAGCAAAATCCTAAGCAAATTTGTCCGCGAGGGGGCGCAAAATTTTATGACTCACGCAAATTAAAATTTCGCGCATAATTTTGCCTAGCCTCGCGGCTTAGAATTGCACGCGAGATTTCGCTCACTTACGCGGATCGTAATTCTACGCGGAATTTTGCCCTCTTTCGTAAATTAGAATTCTGCGCGAAATCCCACGCGTCCTCTGCAAAATTTTCTCGCTTACTCAATTTAAAATTTTACCCGCTCGGATAGATTTAAATTTTACGTAGAATTTCGCCTGTCCTCGCGACAAGAAATTTCAAATAGAATTTTATCCTCCCGCGCGATGCGAAATTTTATTAAATTTTCTACGCGTGATATAAAATCTACGTAAATTTTACTCGCGCAATTACGTAAATAAAATTCCGCCTCTGCCTACGCTTCATAGAATTTTGCGCAAAATTTACCCGCAGAGACGATATAAATTCTTAGCCATTGTTTTAAAATTTACTCGCGTTTTAGCTGCTTTTATATGCACGGTAAGGATTTTTTAAAGCTAAAATTTTATATAATTATGCGTTTCAAAAAGGCATATTTTGAGTACTAAATTCTTTCTAGCGATCCTTGCGATAGGCGTTATAATGGGGCTTTGCGCAGGGCTCTTAAACTTCGGCATCAACGAAATTGAAACTTTTGCTTTTGGGCATAATGATGAGGAATTTCACATTATCACGGAGCAAACCACTGCGCTTAGGCGCTTTCTTAGCGTCCTCGCAGCCGGTGCAATCGTAACTTTAATTAGAATTCTACTGATAAGGCTAAAACCCTTTTTAAACGTAGCTTCGATGATGGATGGGCGAAATCCGCCGTTTTGGCAAAATTTAATCCACTCGGTTTTGCAGCTTGTAGCCATCGCCATGGGCGCACCGGTAGGCAGTGAGGCTGCTCCGCGCGAGCTAGGTGGCTTGTTTGCGGCTAAAATTTGCCGCGCCTTAAATATCAGCGGAGATGAGCTTCGGCTATTTATCGCATGCGGCGCGGGAGCGGGACTGGGCGCTGCATATAACGTCCCGTTAGCGGGCGCGCTTTTTAGCCTAGAAATTTTGCTTAAAAGCTTCGATACTCGAGCGATTTTATGCGCTTTTGCCACAAGTGCGGTGGCCACAGCTACAGCGGAATTCGGAGCTTCAAAAGAAATTTATTACGCAGTTTCGAACTTCGCCCCTACCCCACAGAATTTACTCGCAGCAGCGCTAATCGGACTTGTCACGGGGGTCGCGGCGAAATACTTTCAAGATGGGGTGCGCTTGTGCGAAAAGCTGCGCATAAAAAGCCTCAAGATCGCGCTTACACTACCATTTGCATTCGTGCTTACCGCAGTGATCGGTGCATACGTACCAGAAATTTTAGGCAATGGACGCTCTGCAGCGCAGTTTGCTTTCAACTCCGCATCCTTTAGTCCGTATTTGCTTGCGATCTTGCTTTGCAAAGCGTTTTGCATTTTGATGATCTTTCGCTGCGGCGGATACGGCGGCACGCTCACGCCGAGTTTCGCGCTAGGCGCAGTTTTAGGGCTATGCGCGGGGTTTGCGATCGGCGAAATTCTACCTATTAGCCTAAGTGCGGCAGGCGTTTGCGGAGGGGCTGCCTTTTTAGCGATCAACCTAAACGCGCCGCTTTGCGCCTTTGCCCTAAGCGCGGGATTTTGCGGGCTAAATCTCAACTCATATTCGGTCGTCGTTTTTAGCATCGTATGCGCCGTGATCGCTAGAAATTTACTGACGAAAAATTTAGCGTAGTCGCAACGCTTATAATTCATACGCTGCAAATCTGAATCGATGGGCGCGGCGATGATGGTCTGAAAACCTGCCGTCGCGCATAGAGTGAGCGCAGTAGGTTGCATCATTGGGCTAGGGCGGAGCCGTAAGGATATGCGTCTAAGCTGATCGTTGGTAAATTTAAGATAAAATTTCGCCACTTTAACCAAAGGAGAAAACAATGGGTTTACTTTCATTCGTAGCCGAAGCAGGCAAGAAACTACTAGGTCTAGGCGATGACGCTAAGCACGTAAAAGACGAGATCGCCACCAATCTCAGCTCGACGCCGGTAGAGGGGCTAGAGGTCGAGGTGCAGGGCGACACCGTCAAAATCAGCGGCAACGCAGATAAGGAAACTCTCGAAAAAGCAGCCCTCATCGCGGGCAACACCGCAGGCATTAAAAACGTGCAGATCGAGGGCATTAGAGAGGATAGCGCCGAGAACTACTACACCATCGTGAAGGGCGATAACCTATCTAAAATCGCGAAGAGATTCTACGGCGACGCGAATAAATACAAGATTATTTTCGACGCCAACCGCGAGGTTATCAAGGACGCGAACCTCATCTATCCGGGGCAGAAGATTAGAATTCCAAAAGCTTAAGCTCGCTTTTGAATGCTGCGGCTTGATTTTGCAAGCCGCGGATTTTATTTTTGCGCGTATTGTGCTGCGTTTATGCGAGCCGTGATTTATCAGCCCGCGGCGCAGCGCGACTTTAGCGAGCCAAAATTTTACGAGTTAGCGGGGCGCCGCGGTTTTTTACGCTTTAAGAGGCGCGTTTTGCAGACTAGCAGCACGGCGCGGTTTTTGCAGGGCGTGATTTTGAGCTGGCTTTGCGGCGTGGTTTTCAAACTGCGATTTTATGAACCGACGGCACGGCATAATTTTACGAACTATGGATTTTGCAGACCGCGGATTTACGAGCCGCGGATTTGCTTTTGCAAGACGGGTTTTGATTTTGAGCTGTGACGCGGTTTTGCGAGCCGTACTACGGCGGATAGTGGATTATCCGCCGCACTTGCGCGCTGCCATCCTATTTGGGAACATATAAAACGCTTTGAAATTCTACTTATAAAGAGCTAAATTTGAATAAATTTAAAATCAGCACTACGCTAGAAAAGGCCAAGTCTAGGGATTACGACAAATATCCGATAATCATCAAAGACAACGCGATAGAAATGATAAAACTATACCTGCCGTTTCTATTTCTTTTAGATATTATTTCATACCTCTCTCCATATAGGCATCCCGGAGAGCTAACCAGGCGCCCAAAAGAGCTAGGAAGCTGCTATATTAAATTTAAAAATTCCGCCATAGAGTATTTTTCTACGAAGAAAAATTTGATCTTATTTAAGATAGAACTATCAAATATCGTGGATATTAAACGAACCTTCGGACCTTCCGAATTTCAATCACCGATCGCTACAAAAAAGTTTGGATTTTGCGTCGTTATGATCTACTTCGTTTTGATGTCTACGGTTTTTTACTTTAAGGGCTATGCGATAGCCCCATTCATAGTGCCGATAGCATTTGGACTCGGCATGCTTCCATTGCTGATTTTTAGGATAATAAACGGGCTAGGACTTGGACTGGATATGCTAAGCGGCGATAGTTTGATCATTTTTGATAAGCATTTTATTATCGACGCCTCGATTTTAACAAGCAACGAATACAAGGAGCTAAAAACCTATTTTCTGCTAAAAACGGGTAAAAATTTAGACAAAATCCAGCCGCAAATTTTTATATAAGCTAGGAGTAAAGAGCAGGTTTTAGACGTAAAGCAAAAATTTGATAAGCAGCTAAGCGATAAATATTTAGAAAATAGCCTCGTATGAAATCAAAATTTAATAAAGACCTAGACGCGCCGAATTATCTTTTAAGAGTTAAAAATTTTTAGTAAAAATACCGCTTAAATTTTATTAAATCCAAATCCTCACGTTCAGTTTTAAAATTTTAACGATACTCAAAAAGTTTAAAATTTCACTCTTTATCTCGCCTGCGGGGTCGCGGCGCAGCACGCTTTCATATACGCTAGGCTCGAAATTATCGCGCCCGGTGTGCACGAAAATATGGATCCGCCGCTCTCTGATACTCGCCCAGATCTGCGCTCCCATCGCGTCGCCCACCGCCAAAAATCGCTCCATAAATGCGGGCGTTAGCACATACATCGCGTTTTGCGGCTCGTCGCTAAGCACCTTGTAGCGCGCGGCAAATTCCACGTTATCCATCGCAACGGGCTTTAGACCTACGTGCTGCTTATTTTGCATCTCGCGCGGATAGATGAAAACGGGTGCAATGATACGCTTGTTAAATTCCGCTACGAAAAACGCCCCCACGAGCTCGTGCTGCAAATTTTGATGAAAAAAACTCACGTC carries:
- a CDS encoding chloride channel protein, yielding MSTKFFLAILAIGVIMGLCAGLLNFGINEIETFAFGHNDEEFHIITEQTTALRRFLSVLAAGAIVTLIRILLIRLKPFLNVASMMDGRNPPFWQNLIHSVLQLVAIAMGAPVGSEAAPRELGGLFAAKICRALNISGDELRLFIACGAGAGLGAAYNVPLAGALFSLEILLKSFDTRAILCAFATSAVATATAEFGASKEIYYAVSNFAPTPQNLLAAALIGLVTGVAAKYFQDGVRLCEKLRIKSLKIALTLPFAFVLTAVIGAYVPEILGNGRSAAQFAFNSASFSPYLLAILLCKAFCILMIFRCGGYGGTLTPSFALGAVLGLCAGFAIGEILPISLSAAGVCGGAAFLAINLNAPLCAFALSAGFCGLNLNSYSVVVFSIVCAVIARNLLTKNLA
- the lysM gene encoding peptidoglycan-binding protein LysM, whose protein sequence is MGLLSFVAEAGKKLLGLGDDAKHVKDEIATNLSSTPVEGLEVEVQGDTVKISGNADKETLEKAALIAGNTAGIKNVQIEGIREDSAENYYTIVKGDNLSKIAKRFYGDANKYKIIFDANREVIKDANLIYPGQKIRIPKA